A portion of the Ignavibacteriales bacterium genome contains these proteins:
- a CDS encoding aldehyde dehydrogenase family protein, protein MPTPASPCYIGGEWKGTSTEDRFVEILNPFDNSLVGKVSLANEVDIDTAVERAQEGFEKTRVLHSHERYDILSAIAAGIREQKEEFALGLVAEVGKPISAARVEIERSITTFQYAAEESRRLGGDVIPLDIASAGQGRFGVIRRFPLGVVLGISPFNFPLNLVAHKVAPAIASGNAFLLKPATQASLTSLRLAKIIESSGYPREAFSVIPCTNSLAERLVQDERIKLFSFTGSPAVGWTLKSKAGKKKVVLELGGNAGVIVDRSADIEVAVKKNLLGSFIYSGQVCIKVQRIYVHHDIFDEYLRRFLDAARQLRVGNPLDPETVAGPVINSESVDRIISWVEEAKELGAKVLLGGGHVGRVIEPTVLIDVSPEAKVFCTEVFGPVVTLHKFHTIEQAVAGVNDSRYGLQAGLFSNDYRNILYAYNHLDVGAVIINENPTFRVDNMPYGGVKDSGFGREGVRYAIEEMTEPKMLALGV, encoded by the coding sequence ATGCCTACGCCAGCCTCACCGTGCTACATTGGAGGCGAGTGGAAGGGAACATCGACCGAAGACAGATTCGTCGAGATTCTCAATCCGTTCGACAATTCTCTCGTGGGGAAGGTATCCCTCGCAAACGAGGTTGACATTGACACAGCGGTAGAGCGCGCACAGGAGGGGTTCGAAAAAACCAGGGTTCTCCACAGCCACGAGCGGTATGATATCCTGTCCGCGATTGCTGCAGGGATCAGGGAGCAGAAGGAAGAATTTGCACTCGGCCTCGTAGCAGAAGTTGGAAAGCCGATATCAGCGGCCAGGGTCGAAATCGAAAGATCCATCACCACCTTTCAATATGCCGCGGAGGAGTCGAGAAGACTTGGCGGAGATGTGATTCCCCTCGATATTGCTTCGGCTGGGCAGGGCCGATTTGGCGTCATTCGGCGCTTTCCGCTTGGGGTTGTTCTTGGAATCTCGCCTTTCAATTTTCCCCTCAATCTCGTTGCACATAAGGTCGCACCGGCTATTGCGAGCGGCAACGCGTTCCTGCTGAAACCGGCAACGCAGGCCTCCTTGACGAGTCTTCGCTTGGCAAAGATCATTGAATCTTCAGGGTATCCTCGCGAGGCATTCAGTGTCATCCCGTGCACCAATTCGCTCGCCGAGCGGCTCGTCCAGGATGAGCGAATCAAATTGTTCAGCTTCACAGGGAGCCCTGCGGTTGGATGGACCTTAAAGTCCAAAGCAGGGAAGAAGAAGGTTGTTCTGGAATTGGGAGGGAACGCCGGCGTTATCGTGGACCGCTCTGCGGACATTGAAGTGGCTGTGAAGAAAAACCTGCTCGGCTCTTTCATCTACTCGGGTCAAGTCTGTATCAAGGTTCAGCGAATCTATGTGCATCACGACATTTTCGATGAATACCTCAGACGTTTTCTCGATGCTGCACGACAACTCCGTGTCGGCAATCCGCTTGATCCGGAAACGGTCGCAGGTCCGGTCATCAACTCCGAGTCCGTCGACAGAATCATCTCCTGGGTCGAGGAAGCGAAAGAATTGGGCGCGAAGGTCCTCCTCGGCGGAGGACACGTGGGCAGGGTCATTGAACCGACGGTGCTCATAGATGTTTCGCCGGAAGCTAAAGTCTTCTGTACCGAGGTGTTTGGACCCGTGGTGACACTGCACAAATTCCATACAATCGAGCAAGCCGTTGCCGGGGTGAACGATTCGCGATATGGTCTGCAGGCAGGGTTGTTTTCAAACGACTATCGGAATATTCTCTATGCGTACAATCACCTCGACGTGGGAGCTGTCATCATCAACGAGAACCCGACATTCAGAGTTGACAACATGCCGTACGGAGGGGTCAAAGACTCTGGATTCGGGCGTGAGGGAGTTCGCTACGCCATTGAAGAGATGACAGAGCCCAAGATGCTCGCTCTTGGAGTCTGA
- a CDS encoding proline--tRNA ligase, producing MRFSKAFIPTQKETPADATIPSHQLMLRAGLMRQLTAGIYSFLPLGYRSMLKAMQIVREEMNAIGGQEFYLPALNPESLWIQTGRRNIPNFILSIKERDLVLAPTHEEVIAWIASMHIQSYKDLPQIWYQIQTKFRNEPRPRSGVLRGRQFIMKDSYTLDTTWEGLDKGYEAHAQAYRSIFARCGLKFFVVGASSGAMGGTGSQEFMVESDSGEDTVVLCEKCGYAANLEVAGSRIPAAGRDGDSKPSADIHTPNVHTIDELAAFLKVDRARLAKSLVYRHNGNPLLILMVGNDQLNESKLTSALGGGEFRAMEAEELKALTGADAGSIGPIGLKGFRIIADKRLEGANNLISGANRNDYHLGNIDIARDVAVEGYFDLRTVEPGETCSACGSPLKISNAIELGHIFKLGTKYADALNVTFLDEGGQAKPVIMGSYGIGIERIIACAIEQNHDADGIIWDPSLAPYLVHVIAINMNNEDVVLHSNQAYKSLNEAGLDALFDDRTNVSPGFKFKDADLLGMPIQVIVGDKGLKNGQYEVKVRRTKERSMVPIADLIPTVKKLLSM from the coding sequence ATGCGATTCTCCAAGGCCTTCATCCCCACTCAGAAGGAAACTCCTGCTGACGCGACCATTCCAAGTCACCAACTCATGCTCCGGGCGGGGCTCATGCGCCAGCTCACCGCAGGAATTTATTCATTTCTGCCGCTCGGGTACCGATCGATGCTCAAGGCGATGCAAATCGTACGCGAAGAAATGAATGCAATCGGGGGTCAGGAGTTCTATCTGCCTGCCCTTAATCCCGAATCGCTTTGGATTCAGACGGGTCGCCGGAACATTCCGAACTTCATTCTGAGCATCAAGGAGCGGGATCTCGTTCTTGCCCCAACGCACGAAGAAGTTATTGCCTGGATCGCCTCCATGCACATCCAGTCATACAAGGACTTGCCACAGATATGGTACCAGATACAAACGAAGTTCAGGAACGAACCGCGGCCGCGATCAGGAGTCTTGAGAGGCAGGCAGTTCATCATGAAGGATTCCTATACGCTTGACACGACCTGGGAGGGGCTCGACAAGGGATATGAGGCTCATGCACAGGCGTATCGAAGTATTTTTGCCCGCTGTGGATTGAAATTCTTCGTGGTCGGTGCCTCCAGCGGCGCGATGGGGGGGACGGGATCGCAAGAATTCATGGTCGAGTCTGATTCTGGTGAGGATACAGTTGTCCTTTGCGAGAAGTGCGGCTATGCCGCCAACCTGGAAGTTGCAGGCTCGAGAATCCCGGCAGCCGGACGAGACGGTGACAGCAAGCCGAGTGCAGACATTCATACGCCAAATGTCCATACCATTGATGAGCTGGCCGCATTCTTGAAGGTTGACAGAGCGCGACTCGCGAAATCCCTGGTCTATCGTCACAATGGAAATCCCCTCCTCATCCTCATGGTTGGTAATGACCAGCTGAACGAATCGAAACTCACCTCTGCGCTGGGAGGCGGCGAGTTCCGCGCAATGGAGGCAGAAGAGCTCAAGGCTCTCACAGGAGCAGACGCGGGTTCGATTGGCCCTATCGGTTTGAAAGGATTTCGCATCATTGCGGACAAGAGACTTGAGGGCGCCAACAACCTGATCAGTGGCGCGAACCGAAACGACTACCATTTAGGCAACATCGACATCGCTCGTGATGTCGCAGTCGAGGGCTACTTCGATCTGAGAACTGTTGAACCAGGCGAAACGTGCTCGGCGTGCGGATCGCCGCTGAAAATCTCCAACGCGATCGAGCTGGGACATATCTTCAAGCTAGGCACGAAGTACGCCGATGCGCTCAACGTCACGTTTCTGGACGAGGGGGGACAGGCCAAGCCTGTGATCATGGGCAGCTATGGCATCGGAATCGAACGAATCATCGCGTGCGCCATCGAACAGAACCATGATGCCGACGGCATTATCTGGGATCCATCGCTTGCTCCGTATCTGGTACACGTCATTGCCATCAACATGAATAACGAAGATGTCGTCCTGCATTCCAATCAGGCATACAAATCGTTGAATGAGGCGGGGCTTGACGCTCTCTTCGACGATCGTACGAACGTCTCGCCCGGATTCAAATTCAAGGACGCCGATCTGCTTGGCATGCCAATCCAGGTCATTGTCGGCGACAAAGGGCTCAAGAACGGTCAGTATGAAGTGAAGGTGCGCCGCACAAAAGAACGATCAATGGTTCCGATCGCCGACCTTATCCCGACTGTCAAAAAGTTGTTGTCCATGTAG
- a CDS encoding ChbG/HpnK family deacetylase produces MKVKPILLLVVLLSCYCYSATVSISDSSSPVVLIRCDDLGMCHTVNLAAKQVLETGMPVSFSVMFACPWYQEAIDLLRRYPHASVGIHLTLNAEWKNYRWGPVSGKSAVPSLVDSLGFFFPSRAAFFAHHPQLGEIETELRAQIERAMHCGIQIDYVDYHMGTAVDRPELRALVESLAKHYGLGVSRYFGETDVDGVYSAPIASKVDTLLARTRSLPHTSINLMVFHIGLQTPEMDALEDLNSFGLREMSKHREAELKSVTSASFRQLVESQHVQLTTYRDVIKATGLTGMKRPVQKD; encoded by the coding sequence ATGAAAGTGAAACCAATTCTGCTGCTCGTTGTTCTCCTGAGCTGCTATTGTTACTCTGCGACTGTTTCCATTTCCGATTCCTCCTCACCCGTTGTCTTGATTCGCTGTGACGATCTCGGCATGTGTCACACGGTCAATCTGGCAGCAAAGCAGGTGCTGGAGACCGGCATGCCAGTCTCCTTTTCAGTTATGTTCGCCTGTCCGTGGTATCAGGAGGCGATTGACTTGCTTAGACGGTATCCGCATGCATCTGTCGGCATTCACCTCACACTCAATGCGGAGTGGAAGAACTACCGTTGGGGACCTGTATCAGGGAAGAGCGCTGTACCAAGCCTTGTTGACAGCCTTGGTTTCTTTTTCCCCTCGCGTGCAGCATTTTTTGCTCACCATCCACAATTGGGGGAAATTGAAACCGAATTGAGGGCACAGATCGAACGTGCGATGCATTGCGGGATACAAATAGACTACGTCGACTACCACATGGGAACGGCGGTTGATCGACCCGAATTACGGGCCCTGGTGGAATCTCTCGCGAAGCACTACGGTCTTGGCGTTTCCAGGTACTTCGGTGAAACGGATGTAGACGGAGTGTACAGCGCTCCGATTGCGAGCAAGGTCGATACACTCCTTGCCCGGACACGTTCACTGCCTCACACATCCATCAATCTGATGGTTTTTCATATCGGTCTCCAGACCCCGGAGATGGATGCCCTCGAGGATTTGAATTCATTCGGGCTTCGGGAAATGAGCAAACATCGGGAGGCAGAACTCAAATCCGTAACCTCAGCATCGTTCCGACAATTGGTCGAGTCACAGCACGTTCAGCTGACAACCTACCGGGACGTCATCAAAGCAACAGGATTGACCGGTATGAAACGCCCGGTACAGAAGGACTGA
- a CDS encoding aminotransferase class V-fold PLP-dependent enzyme: MIYLNHAAVSPLSTRVLRAQVGHLQDRSSGKIETYWEDVKQIEETKKCVQRMINAESIDRIAFAGNTSDALNVIASGLDWKPGDRILLNDLEFPSNVYPYYHLKSQGVEIDIIHCPDGTIRPEAVYAALRPRTRILAISAVQFLSGYRADLAVLGEVCHARGILLVVDAMQAVGGVTVDVQAMKIDGMAAGAAKWQMGPQGIGFLYVTEELQARIHQKYLGWLSVENPWDFFNFEQALTPTANRYEGGTVNIPGMWGMHAALSTLLEVGPQVIESHVLALTGALLEEFHRMDGVSLYSPVALHERSGIMTIAPPSGVDPTAAFEELTRRKIYISLRGGKLRFAPHFYNSLDEIRTAADATREVFKALSAR, translated from the coding sequence GTGATCTATCTGAATCACGCTGCCGTCAGTCCGCTCTCGACACGGGTATTGCGTGCTCAAGTTGGACATTTGCAGGATCGTTCTTCCGGCAAGATCGAGACCTACTGGGAGGACGTCAAGCAGATCGAGGAAACGAAGAAGTGTGTTCAACGAATGATCAACGCAGAATCGATCGACCGTATCGCCTTCGCCGGCAACACGTCTGATGCGCTCAATGTTATCGCGTCGGGCCTCGATTGGAAACCGGGAGACCGGATCCTTCTCAATGACCTCGAATTTCCGTCCAATGTCTATCCGTACTATCACCTGAAGAGCCAGGGAGTCGAAATTGATATCATCCATTGCCCTGACGGAACCATCAGGCCGGAGGCGGTGTACGCAGCACTGCGACCTCGCACGCGTATTTTGGCCATCAGCGCCGTTCAATTTCTATCCGGATACCGTGCGGATCTGGCCGTACTCGGCGAGGTGTGCCATGCCCGGGGTATTCTGCTCGTCGTAGATGCCATGCAGGCCGTTGGAGGGGTTACCGTGGATGTCCAGGCGATGAAAATCGACGGTATGGCAGCCGGGGCCGCAAAGTGGCAAATGGGACCGCAGGGAATCGGCTTTCTCTATGTCACCGAAGAACTCCAGGCAAGGATACACCAAAAATATCTTGGTTGGCTTTCAGTCGAAAACCCATGGGACTTTTTTAATTTCGAGCAGGCCCTCACACCGACGGCGAACCGCTACGAGGGAGGCACCGTCAACATCCCCGGCATGTGGGGAATGCACGCGGCTCTGAGCACGCTTCTCGAAGTCGGACCTCAGGTCATCGAGTCCCATGTGCTGGCTTTGACCGGAGCTCTTCTCGAAGAATTCCACCGTATGGATGGAGTGTCTCTCTATTCCCCTGTAGCGCTTCATGAGCGTTCAGGCATCATGACGATCGCGCCGCCGTCGGGAGTCGACCCCACCGCAGCCTTCGAAGAACTGACACGAAGAAAAATCTACATTTCCCTGCGCGGAGGGAAGCTCCGATTCGCTCCCCACTTCTATAATTCACTGGACGAAATCCGTACGGCGGCAGATGCGACGAGGGAAGTATTCAAGGCTCTCTCTGCCCGATGA
- a CDS encoding extracellular solute-binding protein, which produces MFSRGTKQRLAETLLTFFCFFILAVACFHPLNAQTRITLRLTDWADLDEVPLDQLALAEFKRLYPAIDVLYEPNPGRQYEEKILTALAADDPSDVFLLDSKLIPTFTNKKILLDLNPFVQQLRIDTARWYPNVLAIARKGEALFAFPKGFTPLMVYFNKDIFDGANLPYPASSWTWNEYLALARKTTVDFDGDGTPDQYGTSFTNYFYFWIPWVWRTGGDVIDPSGTTASGYLNSPATESALSYLIDLRTVHKVAPNTGSWIQSEKTGMNVQLFMNGKIAMMVDGHWRLPRILRQIEHGTLRVGVVPMPNYPGGHSVNVMYESGWCVPVSSKHPREAAILAAFMAGEKANRIRASKQLEIPSVRNVAEEVVAADLLGLERPFANEIPLCRQPWGSIIERFSEVEWTLQDAVDEVMVNGKPIHETMTRYAATIDAQLANIRKHQAFEFKPIREHSDILRFLIVVTFIVFSACGAMYLKSRGHTRASTRTALGFLAPSLLHLTVFIFTPIAFAAYLSLHRWDVVVPDKPFVGLENFRELASDTTFWNALKNTALYTLNVPIAMAISLVVALMMNKRLKGVAFLRALYFLPSVTSFVAIALVWMWIYHPTFGVANFVLGFLGLGPVQWLNSSSTAMVSVIIFSVWLSLGYQMVVFLAGLQGIPEEFHDAARIDGANSWQRFWRITLPLLKPTTFFILVTSIIASFQVFTSIYVMTGGGPVGSTDVIVYHIYQSAWEELRMGYASAMSWVLFLIIMIATWIQFKILGREAEYS; this is translated from the coding sequence GTGTTCTCCCGCGGGACAAAACAGCGACTGGCTGAAACATTACTCACCTTCTTCTGCTTCTTCATTCTCGCCGTCGCGTGCTTCCACCCTCTCAATGCCCAGACTCGGATTACGCTGAGACTCACAGATTGGGCTGATCTGGACGAGGTTCCGCTTGATCAGCTGGCTCTCGCAGAATTCAAGCGGCTCTATCCCGCCATCGACGTTCTCTACGAACCCAACCCGGGGCGACAGTACGAAGAAAAGATTTTGACTGCGCTCGCTGCAGATGATCCCTCTGACGTGTTTCTGCTGGATTCCAAGCTTATTCCAACCTTCACGAACAAAAAGATCCTTCTCGATCTGAACCCGTTTGTGCAACAGCTTCGAATCGACACAGCCCGATGGTATCCCAATGTTCTCGCCATCGCGCGAAAAGGAGAAGCCCTCTTCGCATTTCCGAAGGGCTTCACTCCACTGATGGTCTATTTCAACAAAGACATCTTTGACGGTGCCAATCTCCCCTATCCTGCGAGTTCGTGGACGTGGAATGAGTATCTCGCCCTCGCCAGGAAGACGACCGTTGATTTCGATGGTGATGGGACACCAGATCAGTATGGAACTTCCTTCACAAACTATTTCTATTTCTGGATTCCGTGGGTTTGGAGGACCGGGGGCGACGTCATCGACCCGTCTGGAACGACCGCCTCGGGCTATCTGAACTCCCCTGCGACCGAATCGGCCCTTTCCTATCTGATTGATCTGCGTACTGTTCACAAGGTAGCTCCGAACACCGGGAGCTGGATACAATCAGAAAAAACTGGAATGAACGTTCAGCTCTTCATGAACGGGAAGATCGCAATGATGGTTGACGGACACTGGCGGCTGCCACGGATACTCCGGCAGATTGAGCACGGGACTCTCCGCGTGGGAGTGGTTCCGATGCCGAACTATCCCGGAGGACACTCAGTGAACGTCATGTACGAATCGGGCTGGTGCGTTCCTGTCAGTTCGAAACACCCCCGCGAAGCGGCTATTCTCGCAGCGTTCATGGCCGGCGAGAAAGCAAACCGCATTCGGGCCTCAAAACAACTTGAGATCCCTTCCGTACGCAATGTGGCAGAGGAGGTTGTCGCGGCTGACTTGCTTGGACTCGAACGCCCCTTTGCGAACGAGATACCATTGTGCCGTCAGCCGTGGGGCTCTATTATCGAACGCTTCAGCGAGGTTGAATGGACATTGCAGGATGCTGTCGATGAAGTTATGGTGAACGGCAAGCCGATTCATGAAACAATGACCCGCTACGCAGCAACAATCGATGCCCAACTCGCGAACATACGAAAGCACCAGGCGTTTGAATTCAAGCCTATTCGAGAGCACTCCGACATACTTCGGTTCCTTATCGTTGTGACATTCATAGTTTTCAGTGCATGCGGAGCGATGTATCTGAAATCCCGCGGTCACACGCGCGCCTCGACACGCACAGCGCTTGGCTTCCTTGCCCCTTCCCTGCTCCACCTGACCGTTTTTATCTTCACGCCGATTGCATTTGCCGCATACCTTAGCCTGCACCGGTGGGATGTCGTAGTGCCGGACAAACCATTCGTCGGCCTGGAGAACTTCAGGGAACTCGCGTCGGACACGACATTCTGGAATGCGCTGAAGAACACGGCACTATATACATTGAATGTACCCATCGCAATGGCCATTTCTCTCGTCGTGGCGCTGATGATGAACAAGCGGCTCAAAGGAGTCGCGTTTCTCCGGGCGCTCTATTTCCTTCCAAGCGTCACTTCATTCGTCGCAATTGCCCTCGTCTGGATGTGGATCTATCATCCCACGTTCGGCGTGGCCAACTTCGTACTCGGATTTTTGGGACTCGGTCCTGTGCAGTGGCTGAATTCGTCCAGCACGGCCATGGTTTCGGTGATCATATTTTCCGTGTGGCTCAGCCTTGGATACCAGATGGTCGTTTTCCTTGCCGGACTTCAGGGCATACCGGAAGAATTCCATGACGCAGCCCGGATCGACGGCGCAAACAGCTGGCAGCGTTTCTGGCGGATAACGCTTCCACTGCTCAAGCCCACGACGTTCTTTATCCTTGTCACCTCAATCATCGCATCGTTTCAGGTCTTTACTTCGATTTATGTCATGACTGGCGGCGGCCCGGTGGGAAGCACAGACGTCATCGTGTACCACATCTATCAATCGGCTTGGGAAGAGCTGAGGATGGGTTATGCCTCTGCAATGTCCTGGGTGCTCTTTCTCATCATCATGATAGCGACATGGATTCAATTCAAGATTTTGGGACGTGAAGCTGAATACAGTTGA
- a CDS encoding tetratricopeptide repeat protein, whose protein sequence is MKTFAVILVALTLNSCAISRYLGYFELAERLYVAGDYSRAIDMYIEAIRQKDKRAESFFGLALSYYQRGDLEEAMLAFEKVIELEPKRESAYERLAAVHLDLGNPDIAIALCRKAIGMDPEFVEAYNTLAHGLFETGRTDSAETTFKYCITLAWGMSARNRGSGYRTLYLDEQAESYNGLGEIELARGLYVRALEQFGSAINLVSDWDTPWINKGRTYEAMGNAAAAQISYLRAIDLSASNASTYKRLAELYRRIGKEADAIDIYRSALRVDRTDTELYYALADIYEKRHDYSQATAALENVVRYAPDDPAGYFRSGRLCNAQSEYDRAIVYFRQALDLDSQHAESLNGMGEAYQEKGEVSEAQRLYERAIACDSSFTLPLRNLGSLFLSLGKEAEGIRCYTRASALGDIDAMMFLRAWDNARKKE, encoded by the coding sequence TTGAAGACTTTCGCAGTCATCCTGGTCGCCCTTACGCTGAATTCCTGCGCGATCTCGCGCTACCTCGGCTATTTCGAGCTCGCTGAACGATTGTATGTGGCCGGTGATTACTCTCGCGCCATTGATATGTACATCGAGGCGATCAGGCAAAAGGACAAAAGGGCAGAATCCTTTTTCGGATTGGCGCTGTCATACTATCAACGAGGAGACCTCGAAGAGGCGATGCTAGCGTTCGAGAAAGTGATAGAACTTGAACCAAAACGCGAGAGCGCATATGAAAGGCTCGCAGCCGTTCATCTGGATCTGGGAAACCCTGACATCGCGATCGCGTTGTGTCGGAAGGCTATCGGAATGGATCCGGAATTCGTGGAGGCGTACAATACGCTTGCACATGGATTGTTCGAAACCGGAAGGACGGATAGCGCGGAGACCACATTCAAGTATTGTATCACACTTGCGTGGGGGATGTCAGCGCGCAACCGCGGGTCCGGGTATCGGACGCTGTATCTGGATGAGCAAGCGGAATCCTATAACGGGCTCGGTGAGATTGAACTCGCCAGAGGACTCTATGTCCGGGCCTTGGAACAGTTTGGTTCAGCCATCAACCTCGTTTCCGATTGGGATACCCCATGGATCAACAAGGGGAGGACGTACGAAGCGATGGGGAACGCCGCTGCCGCACAGATATCCTATCTCCGCGCGATCGACTTGTCGGCGTCAAACGCAAGCACATACAAGCGGCTGGCCGAATTGTATCGGCGAATCGGTAAAGAGGCGGATGCGATCGACATCTACCGCTCGGCGCTTCGCGTTGATCGGACGGATACAGAATTGTACTACGCCCTGGCGGACATCTATGAGAAGCGTCACGACTATTCGCAAGCCACAGCTGCATTGGAGAACGTCGTACGGTATGCTCCCGATGATCCTGCGGGGTATTTCCGCAGCGGACGCCTCTGCAACGCTCAATCCGAGTACGATCGGGCAATCGTCTACTTCAGGCAGGCACTTGACCTCGATTCGCAGCATGCCGAGTCCTTGAACGGAATGGGTGAAGCCTATCAGGAAAAAGGTGAGGTCAGCGAAGCACAACGATTGTATGAAAGAGCAATTGCTTGTGATTCCTCGTTCACGCTTCCCTTGCGAAACCTTGGTTCGCTCTTCCTTTCTCTTGGGAAAGAGGCGGAAGGTATCCGATGCTACACACGCGCCTCAGCGTTGGGTGACATTGATGCAATGATGTTCCTCCGTGCCTGGGACAATGCCAGGAAGAAAGAGTGA